A window of the Henckelia pumila isolate YLH828 chromosome 3, ASM3356847v2, whole genome shotgun sequence genome harbors these coding sequences:
- the LOC140893392 gene encoding ethylene-responsive transcription factor ERN1-like, whose product MEIQFEQKESKNGNKMLKNGKNKSRNKFVGVRQRASGRWVAEIKDTTQKIRMWLGTFETAEEAARAYDEAACLLRGSNTRTNFVTSHLHSSQNSPLASRIRNLLNTKTKKSPNALNFKNQLEPCVTSTTAVTAAADTADCRDTSPATSADTTTVTTTTTTTTATTIFECADDHSNYKMFEDVYKPDFSHFDLPWTEIVCGGGADDATMFDDNICLSEFERMKVERQISASLYAINGVQEYMDMESATDHHPTFMWDLPPICPLPC is encoded by the coding sequence ATGGAGATTCAATTCGAGCAGAAAGAGAGCAAAAACGGCAACAAAATGCTGAAAAATGGAAAGAACAAGAGCAGAAACAAATTTGTCGGAGTGAGGCAAAGGGCTTCTGGGAGATGGGTTGCTGAGATCAAAGACACCACGCAGAAGATCCGAATGTGGCTCGGCACGTTCGAGACGGCCGAAGAAGCCGCCCGCGCCTACGACGAGGCCGCCTGCCTCCTTCGCGGCTCCAACACCCGCACGAATTTCGTCACGTCTCATCTCCATTCCTCACAAAACTCTCCTCTTGCATCCAGGATCAGAAATCTCTTGAACACCAAGACAAAAAAATCGCCTAACGCCCTCAATTTTAAAAACCAATTAGAACCATGCGTTACTAGTACTACTGCTGTTACTGCTGCTGCTGATACTGCTGACTGTCGCGACACGAGCCCTGCTACCAGTGCAGATACTACTACTgttactactactactactaccaCTACTGCTACCACAATTTTCGAGTGTGCTGATGATCATAGCAATTATAAGATGTTTGAAGATGTGTATAAGCCGGATTTCAGCCATTTTGATCTGCCCTGGACGGAGATTGTATGCGGGGGCGGGGCCGATGATGCCACGATGTTTGACGACAACATATGCTTGTCGGAATTCGAGCGGATGAAAGTCGAAAGACAGATATCAGCGTCGCTTTACGCCATCAATGGTGTGCAAGAATATATGGATATGGAGTCTGCCACTGATCATCACCCCACCTTCATGTGGGATCTTCCTCCTATATGTCCCCTTCCTTGTTAA
- the LOC140886545 gene encoding superoxide dismutase [Cu-Zn] 2, producing MGTVKAVAIISGANNDVKGAVHFIQHAAAAAGGGGTQVKGRISGLTPGLHAFHIHALGDTTNGCISTGPHFNPLKKDHGSPTDEERHAGDLGNIVVGSDGVAEISIIDKQIPLSGEHSILGRAVVVHADPDDLGRGGHELSKTTGNAGARVGCGIIGLQSAV from the exons ATGGGCACGGTTAAAGCAGTGGCAATCATCTCCGGCGCCAACAACGACGTCAAAGGCGCCGTCCACTTCATCCAAcacgccgccgccgccgccg GAGGCGGAGGTACCCAAGTGAAAGGAAGAATCAGTGGGCTCACTCCGGGCCTTCATGCTTTCCATATTCATGCTCTTGGTGACACTACCAATGGCTGCATTTCCACTG GGCCTCATTTCAACCCCTTAAAGAAGGATCATGGATCTCCAACAGATGAAGAGCGTCATGCGGGTGATCTGGGGAACATAGTTGTTGGCTCAGATG GAGTTGCTGAGATTTCAATTATAGACAAGCAG ATACCTCTAAGTGGTGAGCATTCCATTTTGGGGAGGGCTGTTGTTGTGCATGCTGATCCTGatgaccttggaagag GCGGACACGAGCTCAGCAAGACAACTGGAAATGCCGGTGCAAGAGTAGGATGCG GTATCATCGGCCTTCAGTCAGCGGTGTAG
- the LOC140886544 gene encoding eukaryotic translation initiation factor NCBP, translating into MELAAAEQKLPDYSIPPAAELDSQLSALELHPLKHKFVFWYTRRTPGVRSQTSYEDNIKKIVDFSTVEDFWICYCHLARPSTLPSPTDLHLFKDGIRPLWEDSANCNGGKWIIRFKKAVSGRFWEDLVLALIGDQLDYGDNICGAVLSIRFNEDILSVWNRNASDNQAVMGLRDSIKRHLKIPHTYVMEYKPHDASLKDHSSYRNTWLRG; encoded by the exons ATGGAATTGGCAGCAGCGGAGCAGAAACTGCCCGATTACAGCATTCCTCCGGCCGCCGAATTGGATTCGCAGCTCTCAGCCCTGGAACTCCACCCTCTCAAA cacaaatttgtattttggtATACTCGTCGGACTCCAGGAGTCAGAAGTCAAACATCATATGAGGACAATATTAAGAAGATTGTGGACTTCAGTACG GTTGAAGATTTCTGGATCTGCTATTGTCACCTAGCTCGCCCCTCAACATTGCCTAGTCCAACTGACTTGCATCTATTCAAGGATGGTATTCGTCCTCTATGGGAG GATTCTGCTAACTGCAATGGTGGGAAGTGGATTATTAGATTTAAAAAGGCTGTGTCTGGCCGTTTCTGGGAGGACCTG GTTCTTGCTTTGATAGGAGATCAGCTTGATTATGGTGATAACATATGTGGAGCAGTCCTAAGTATTCGTTTCAATGAGGATATATTGAGCGTGTGGAACCGCAATGCATCTGATAATCAG GCGGTGATGGGGCTGAGGGACTCTATCAAGAGGCATTTGAAAATTCCTCACACCTATGTAATGGAATACAAACCCCATGATGCTTCCTTAAAAGACCACTCGTCGTACCGAAACACTTGGTTGAGAGGATAG